A region of Faecalibacterium taiwanense DNA encodes the following proteins:
- a CDS encoding TRAP transporter substrate-binding protein produces MTRRQMLTALFGAAVLALPVAGCGHQPVQDEPGAELILRYAENQPKDYPTTQAALAFADLVAQRTDGRVKVLVYSGGELGAEQSVIQQMQFGGIDFSRVSLSQLAEYEPALSVLQLPYLYTDADQMWRVLDGSIGDEFLSMLESLELTGLSWFDAGVRSIYTRQKVTGLADLQGLTIRVQESDMMSEMITDLGAKPVKVVYSKVYAALHNGEIDGAENSWPSYEAMGHYEVAPYFLKDEHTRVPEVQLASPMVMEKLAALDERYPEIIRLCARESAKVERRIWAQQEAESESDLRAAGIEVTELDEEEKARFRAAVQPMYDRFAQQGELIARIRQA; encoded by the coding sequence GTGACCCGCCGCCAGATGCTCACCGCCCTGTTCGGCGCGGCGGTGCTGGCACTGCCGGTGGCGGGCTGCGGCCATCAGCCGGTGCAGGACGAGCCGGGGGCGGAACTGATCCTGCGCTATGCGGAGAACCAGCCGAAGGATTATCCTACTACGCAGGCGGCGCTGGCCTTTGCGGATCTTGTGGCCCAGCGCACCGATGGCCGCGTGAAAGTGCTGGTGTACAGCGGGGGAGAACTTGGCGCGGAACAGAGCGTGATCCAGCAGATGCAGTTTGGCGGCATTGACTTCTCCCGCGTGTCCCTCAGCCAGCTGGCAGAGTATGAGCCGGCGCTGAGCGTATTGCAGCTGCCGTACCTTTACACCGACGCTGACCAGATGTGGCGCGTGCTGGATGGGTCCATCGGTGACGAATTTCTCTCCATGCTGGAGTCGCTGGAGCTGACGGGACTGTCATGGTTTGATGCCGGTGTGCGCAGCATCTACACCCGGCAGAAGGTGACAGGCCTTGCGGATCTGCAGGGCCTGACCATCCGCGTGCAGGAATCGGACATGATGAGCGAAATGATCACCGACCTCGGCGCAAAGCCGGTAAAGGTAGTGTACAGCAAGGTGTATGCCGCTCTGCACAACGGCGAGATCGATGGTGCGGAGAACAGCTGGCCCAGCTACGAGGCCATGGGTCACTACGAGGTGGCACCGTATTTCCTGAAGGACGAGCACACCCGCGTGCCGGAAGTGCAGCTGGCAAGCCCCATGGTGATGGAAAAGCTGGCCGCACTGGACGAGCGCTACCCGGAGATCATCCGCCTGTGTGCCCGGGAGAGCGCCAAGGTGGAGCGCAGGATCTGGGCGCAGCAGGAGGCGGAATCGGAAAGTGATCTGCGTGCAGCAGGCATTGAGGTGACAGAGCTGGACGAAGAAGAAAAGGCGAGGTTCCGTGCTGCTGTGCAGCCGATGTATGATCGGTTTGCCCAGCAGGGCGAATTGATCGCCCGCATCCGGCAGGCATAA
- a CDS encoding TRAP transporter substrate-binding protein: MKKITRRSFLAAAGVSAAALALTACGGSSNSAAASTSTAASSTAASAAGDATAAANDPKVTLVYAEVNPLDTIVGQTATHFKEKVEELTGGSVVIDVQASGVLGSENDVLDAILGGSTSIDMSRISAFALTSYGCNKSKLLSIPFTFENRAHFWNFANSDLAPEFLNEPQELGLPVRGVFYGEEGFRHFFTVNPVSGIDDFKGLKLRVSNDPVMNGLVEGLGANPTVVSFGELYSALQTGVVDGAEQPIANYKSNAFPEVANNLILDGHTLGAVQAVITDNAWGKLTENQQAAIMEAGADTQAFNADLSETAENKVLDELKSSGCNVVDVPDKAPWQEACQKVISENTSDQAELYQQLLDMKA; encoded by the coding sequence ATGAAAAAGATCACTCGTCGCAGCTTTCTGGCAGCAGCCGGTGTTTCCGCCGCTGCTCTGGCTCTGACCGCATGTGGTGGCTCCAGCAATTCTGCTGCTGCTTCCACCTCTACCGCAGCTTCTTCCACCGCAGCTTCTGCTGCTGGTGATGCTACTGCTGCTGCAAACGATCCCAAGGTGACTCTGGTCTACGCCGAGGTCAACCCGCTGGATACCATCGTTGGTCAGACCGCTACCCACTTCAAGGAGAAGGTCGAGGAGCTGACCGGCGGTTCCGTCGTCATCGACGTGCAGGCTTCCGGCGTTCTGGGTTCTGAGAACGACGTTCTGGATGCAATTCTGGGCGGTTCTACCTCCATCGATATGAGCCGTATCTCCGCTTTCGCACTGACCAGCTACGGCTGCAACAAGTCCAAGCTGCTGTCTATCCCCTTCACCTTCGAGAACCGCGCACACTTCTGGAACTTCGCCAACAGCGATCTGGCACCTGAGTTCCTGAACGAGCCTCAGGAGCTGGGCCTGCCCGTTCGTGGTGTCTTCTACGGCGAAGAGGGCTTCCGTCACTTCTTCACGGTCAACCCGGTTTCCGGCATCGATGATTTCAAGGGCCTGAAGCTGCGCGTGTCCAACGACCCCGTCATGAACGGCCTGGTCGAGGGTCTGGGCGCTAACCCCACCGTCGTTTCCTTCGGTGAGCTGTACAGCGCACTGCAGACCGGCGTTGTGGATGGTGCTGAGCAGCCCATCGCAAACTACAAGTCCAATGCATTCCCCGAGGTTGCCAACAACCTGATCCTGGACGGCCACACTCTGGGCGCTGTTCAGGCTGTTATCACTGATAACGCATGGGGCAAGCTGACCGAGAACCAGCAGGCTGCCATCATGGAGGCCGGTGCTGATACGCAGGCCTTCAATGCAGACCTGTCCGAGACCGCTGAGAACAAGGTTCTGGATGAGCTGAAGAGCTCCGGCTGCAATGTCGTGGATGTTCCCGATAAGGCACCTTGGCAGGAAGCTTGCCAGAAGGTCATCAGCGAGAACACCTCCGATCAGGCTGAGCTGTATCAGCAGCTGCTGGACATGAAGGCATAA
- a CDS encoding TRAP transporter small permease translates to MPKIFTTLDKIKPVYDITYKVVLFICKLLLIADILITTMSVIGRYVSFIPDPAWSEEVVLTCMSYMAVLSAALAIRRGAHIRMTAFDVYLPKIAVKVLDILADLAVCILGVIMMVVGWNYATTLGGRGFYVSMPWLSRFWMYFPVPLAGVAMIIFEIEALYNHIKSIFVKEEV, encoded by the coding sequence ATGCCGAAAATCTTTACCACTTTGGATAAGATCAAGCCGGTGTACGACATCACCTACAAAGTGGTCCTGTTTATCTGCAAGCTGCTGCTGATCGCAGATATCCTCATCACTACCATGTCGGTCATCGGTCGTTACGTCTCGTTCATCCCGGACCCGGCATGGTCGGAAGAGGTTGTGCTGACCTGTATGAGCTACATGGCCGTGCTGAGTGCTGCTCTGGCCATCCGCCGCGGTGCCCATATCCGCATGACTGCGTTTGACGTGTATCTGCCCAAAATCGCCGTCAAGGTGCTGGATATTCTGGCCGATCTTGCCGTGTGCATTCTGGGTGTCATCATGATGGTGGTCGGCTGGAACTATGCCACCACTCTGGGCGGCCGCGGCTTCTACGTGTCCATGCCCTGGCTGAGCCGCTTCTGGATGTACTTCCCGGTGCCGCTGGCCGGTGTTGCCATGATCATCTTCGAGATCGAGGCACTGTACAACCACATCAAGAGCATTTTTGTAAAGGAGGAAGTGTAA
- a CDS encoding TRAP transporter large permease, with amino-acid sequence MTVQTLAIIVLLVSFFVMIFLRFPIAYAVGLSSVLCMMVQGQALTDVCRLMVKGISSFSLMAVPFFITMGVLMGSGGISEKLIALADACVGWMRGGMAMVNIVASYFFGGISGSASADTASIGSIMIPMMVDQGYDADFSTAVTITSSCEGLLVPPSHNMVIYATTAGGISVGSLFLAGYLPGALLAIVLMIGSYIISVKENYPKGSPFSIKGFVKQLGTSIWALAAVIIVVFGVVGGVFTATESAAIAVIYSLFVSVFVYKGLDWKGVWHALDECVNTLSIVLILIATSAVFGNCLTMLHVPDLAANAITSVTDNPYIIALLIDLIILVLGCIMDMAPIILIATPILLPIATSIGIDPIQFGIIVVLNCGIGLLTPPVGAVLFIGSAVAKRPMEKVVKATLPFYLCMFVALLLLTFIPDISLAIPKLLGGYVSPITNPLGPVFIH; translated from the coding sequence ATGACAGTTCAGACACTGGCAATCATTGTCCTTCTTGTCAGCTTCTTTGTAATGATCTTCCTGCGTTTCCCCATTGCATACGCCGTTGGTCTTTCCAGCGTGCTGTGCATGATGGTGCAGGGTCAGGCACTGACCGATGTCTGCCGTCTGATGGTCAAGGGCATCTCTTCCTTCAGCCTGATGGCCGTGCCGTTCTTCATCACCATGGGCGTACTCATGGGCTCCGGCGGCATTTCTGAAAAGCTGATCGCTCTGGCTGATGCCTGCGTGGGCTGGATGCGCGGCGGCATGGCAATGGTCAACATCGTTGCTTCCTACTTCTTCGGCGGTATTTCCGGTTCTGCATCTGCAGATACCGCTTCCATCGGCTCCATCATGATCCCCATGATGGTCGATCAGGGCTACGATGCCGACTTCTCCACTGCTGTTACCATCACCTCCTCCTGCGAGGGTCTGCTGGTTCCTCCGAGCCACAACATGGTCATTTATGCCACCACTGCCGGCGGCATCTCGGTCGGCAGCCTGTTCCTGGCAGGTTATCTGCCCGGTGCTCTGCTGGCCATCGTCCTGATGATCGGTTCCTACATCATCTCGGTCAAGGAGAATTACCCCAAGGGCTCTCCGTTCAGCATCAAGGGCTTCGTTAAGCAGCTGGGCACTTCCATCTGGGCACTGGCCGCTGTTATTATCGTTGTGTTCGGCGTTGTTGGCGGTGTGTTCACCGCTACCGAGTCTGCAGCTATTGCAGTTATCTACTCTCTGTTCGTGTCGGTGTTCGTCTACAAGGGTCTGGACTGGAAGGGTGTCTGGCATGCACTGGATGAGTGCGTGAACACTCTGTCCATCGTGCTGATCCTGATCGCCACCTCTGCAGTCTTCGGCAACTGCCTGACCATGCTGCATGTGCCGGATCTGGCTGCAAATGCCATTACCAGCGTCACCGATAACCCCTACATCATCGCTCTGCTGATCGATTTGATCATCTTGGTTCTGGGCTGCATCATGGATATGGCTCCCATCATCCTGATCGCTACTCCCATCCTGCTGCCCATCGCAACCTCCATCGGTATCGATCCCATCCAGTTCGGTATCATTGTGGTTCTGAACTGCGGCATCGGCCTGCTGACTCCTCCTGTCGGCGCTGTGCTGTTCATCGGCTCTGCCGTTGCAAAGCGCCCGATGGAAAAGGTCGTCAAGGCGACCCTGCCGTTCTACCTGTGCATGTTCGTTGCACTGCTGCTGCTGACCTTCATCCCCGACATCAGCCTGGCGATCCCCAAGCTGCTGGGCGGCTACGTCAGCCCCATCACCAACCCGCTGGGTCCTGTGTTCATCCACTGA
- the rpmE gene encoding 50S ribosomal protein L31, producing the protein MKQGIHPNYVDCTITCACGNVIKTRSTKPEIHVEVCSKCHPFYTGKQKLVDSGGRVERFNKRFGRK; encoded by the coding sequence ATGAAACAGGGTATCCATCCGAACTACGTTGACTGCACCATCACCTGCGCATGCGGCAACGTCATTAAGACTCGTTCCACCAAGCCTGAGATCCACGTCGAAGTTTGCTCCAAGTGCCATCCTTTCTACACTGGCAAGCAGAAGCTGGTTGACTCCGGCGGACGTGTTGAGCGCTTCAACAAGCGTTTCGGCCGTAAGTAA
- a CDS encoding ABC transporter ATP-binding protein: MIEVSHLSKKYGTHPAIEDLSFTVGDGQIFGLLGPNGAGKSTIMNILTGYLAPTSGEVKVAGFSLPEQARQAKACVGYLPEQPPLYPEMTVQEYLDFAAELKGIKKKADRKEQVRKAARRTGLEEVLPRLIRSLSKGYRQRVGIAQALLGAPQLIILDEPTVGLDPAQVIEIRRLIQELGKTHTVILSSHILSEVQAVCSQVLILSKGHLVAVGAPEQLAEKLNPGSRLRATALGGGKTVLKTVGSIPGIRKVEIESEADGQVTFTAESADASDRRAEVSRALSQAGCTVLALAAENRTLEEVFLALTENESETPSDEGEEKTE, translated from the coding sequence GTGATCGAAGTATCGCATCTGAGCAAAAAGTATGGCACGCACCCTGCCATTGAAGATTTGTCCTTTACGGTGGGCGACGGCCAGATCTTCGGCCTGCTCGGCCCAAACGGCGCGGGCAAATCCACGATCATGAATATCCTCACCGGCTACCTTGCCCCCACCTCCGGTGAAGTGAAGGTGGCGGGCTTCAGCCTGCCGGAGCAGGCCCGGCAGGCCAAGGCCTGTGTGGGCTATCTGCCCGAGCAGCCGCCGCTCTACCCGGAAATGACGGTGCAGGAATATCTGGATTTTGCTGCAGAGCTGAAAGGCATCAAAAAGAAGGCCGACCGCAAAGAACAGGTGCGCAAAGCTGCCCGCCGCACCGGGCTGGAAGAGGTGCTGCCCCGGCTCATCCGCAGTCTGTCCAAGGGCTACCGCCAGCGCGTGGGCATTGCGCAGGCGCTGCTGGGCGCGCCGCAGCTCATCATTCTGGACGAGCCTACCGTAGGCCTTGACCCTGCACAGGTCATCGAGATCCGCAGACTCATTCAGGAACTGGGCAAGACCCATACGGTCATTTTGTCCAGCCACATCCTCAGCGAGGTGCAGGCGGTGTGCAGTCAGGTACTGATCCTGTCCAAGGGGCATTTGGTGGCGGTGGGTGCGCCGGAACAGCTGGCCGAAAAGCTGAACCCCGGCAGCCGTCTGCGCGCTACCGCTCTGGGCGGGGGGAAGACCGTGCTGAAAACAGTCGGCTCCATTCCGGGCATCCGCAAGGTGGAGATCGAATCCGAGGCCGACGGACAGGTGACCTTTACCGCAGAAAGTGCCGATGCTTCTGACCGCCGTGCCGAGGTGTCCCGCGCCCTTTCGCAGGCCGGATGCACGGTGCTGGCGCTGGCAGCGGAAAACAGGACGCTGGAGGAAGTGTTCCTTGCACTGACCGAAAACGAGTCTGAAACACCATCGGATGAAGGGGAGGAGAAAACGGAATGA
- a CDS encoding ABC transporter permease, with translation MTAILKREIRSSFHGMIGYVLTAFMLAATAIYFVALNLGYGLTDFGYYTLYRTTFVLLLYIPVLTMRSFAEERRTRTDQLLLTSPVSVWEIVLGKFFALCVIFALPCLADAVMILVLAALGATGTATLANLAALLCYYLMGCAAIAIGVFLSSLTENQIIAAVAGVAALLLAYMMPSLRSMFTAGSAVALALFTAIAAVLSVVAGLRTRSFTLGCLTFAGCCVVLTALFLLQSSWLTEAFSAVLSGLCLFTPFEEFVNNSFSIPTLVYYLTVTMLFLFFTAQGLEKRRWN, from the coding sequence ATGACCGCCATTTTAAAACGCGAAATCCGCAGCAGCTTTCATGGCATGATCGGCTACGTGCTCACCGCCTTTATGCTGGCGGCAACGGCCATCTATTTTGTTGCCCTGAATCTGGGCTACGGCCTGACGGATTTTGGCTATTACACGCTTTACCGCACCACGTTTGTGCTGCTTTTGTATATCCCGGTGCTCACCATGCGCTCCTTTGCAGAGGAACGCCGCACCCGCACCGATCAGCTGCTGCTTACCAGCCCGGTGTCTGTGTGGGAGATCGTGCTGGGCAAATTCTTTGCCCTGTGCGTCATCTTTGCACTGCCGTGCCTTGCCGATGCGGTCATGATCCTTGTACTGGCCGCACTGGGTGCCACCGGCACGGCCACGCTGGCAAACTTGGCCGCTCTGCTGTGCTATTATCTCATGGGCTGCGCCGCCATTGCCATTGGCGTGTTTCTTTCCAGCCTGACCGAGAATCAGATCATTGCTGCGGTGGCAGGTGTTGCCGCACTGCTGCTGGCCTACATGATGCCCAGCCTGCGCAGCATGTTCACCGCAGGCAGCGCAGTGGCGCTGGCCCTGTTCACCGCCATTGCGGCAGTGCTCAGTGTGGTGGCAGGTCTGCGTACCCGCAGCTTTACGCTGGGCTGCCTGACCTTTGCGGGCTGCTGTGTGGTGCTGACGGCACTGTTCCTGCTGCAGAGCAGCTGGCTGACTGAAGCGTTCAGCGCGGTGCTCAGCGGGCTGTGCCTGTTCACGCCGTTTGAAGAGTTTGTCAACAACAGCTTTTCCATCCCGACGCTGGTGTACTACCTGACCGTGACCATGCTGTTTTTGTTCTTCACGGCGCAGGGGCTGGAAAAGCGCCGCTGGAACTGA